One window of Pseudomonas sp. FP198 genomic DNA carries:
- a CDS encoding membrane integrity-associated transporter subunit PqiC has product MTALRLPILWLAGLLGLAGCSMHQPVSLYQLDSGTPAQPAQSTGMAVLLGPVLIADYLQRETLLQRQPDGSLQAATDGRWAGSLSSDIDQLLLRQVAGHLDSQRVVLAPATQGFTPDVQVLLSITRLDSGESQPAVLDAQWRLIDRRGKVRENRIVHLQEQHAGTTAAQVQAQGVLLQRLAEQLSVSLKPLANQPPIAEVPRKPAPAPAKPAGKEKDKIPMALPIRTDMEVFRF; this is encoded by the coding sequence ATGACTGCTCTGCGCCTACCTATTTTGTGGCTCGCCGGCCTGCTTGGCCTGGCGGGTTGCAGCATGCACCAGCCGGTGTCGCTGTATCAGCTGGACAGCGGTACCCCGGCCCAGCCTGCGCAAAGCACAGGCATGGCGGTTTTGCTGGGCCCTGTATTGATTGCCGACTACCTGCAACGCGAAACTCTCCTGCAACGCCAACCGGACGGCAGCCTGCAAGCCGCCACGGACGGTCGTTGGGCCGGCAGCCTGTCCTCGGACATCGACCAGTTGTTGCTGCGCCAGGTCGCCGGTCACCTGGACAGCCAGCGCGTGGTGCTGGCGCCGGCTACCCAAGGCTTCACCCCGGATGTGCAGGTCCTGCTGTCGATTACCCGCCTGGACTCGGGTGAATCACAACCGGCGGTACTCGATGCCCAATGGCGGTTGATTGACCGTCGCGGCAAGGTGCGTGAGAACCGCATCGTTCATCTGCAAGAGCAACACGCCGGCACCACGGCGGCGCAGGTTCAGGCCCAGGGTGTGCTGTTGCAACGACTGGCCGAACAGCTGTCCGTCTCGCTCAAGCCGCTGGCCAACCAGCCGCCTATCGCTGAAGTTCCACGCAAGCCCGCTCCCGCCCCGGCCAAGCCGGCAGGAAAGGAAAAGGACAAGATTCCGATGGCCCTGCCGATTCGGACGGACATGGAAGTGTTCCGGTTCTGA